A single genomic interval of Malania oleifera isolate guangnan ecotype guangnan chromosome 11, ASM2987363v1, whole genome shotgun sequence harbors:
- the LOC131168022 gene encoding uncharacterized protein LOC131168022 — MLDLQYFSYSKSSLFSTVTFAAVFIVVISAASFISNISLYSSAFRVKRNLDSACEPLLLRIEGVNTEAHREVQKPLISPVTVTGEEGIGQLRNKLQELEILKWHGLAPKFDHRLREFFNGGCSLRFFMTWISPAKSFGRREFFTVESLFKAHPQGCLVILSKTLDTGRGRAMLEPLVGKGFRLMAATPNLSFLLKNTSAEAWFEEISSGRKEPGEIPLAQNLSNLLRLAILYKYGGIYLDTDFIVLRDFSGLRNSIGAQSVNVAGNWTRLNNAVLVFEKNHPLLYQFIEEFASTFDGNRWGHNGPYLVSRVVERTARRLPAEYSVRVLPPMAFYPVDWTRVGSYFRQPHSRFDSKWVEAKLVQLSLESYGVHLWNRETRNTRIEEGSVMGRLVSSHCILCREIYSL, encoded by the coding sequence ATGCTTGATTTACAGTATTTCAGCTATTCCAAATCGTCTTTGTTCTCAACAGTCACCTTTGCTGCTGTTTTCATCGTCGTCATCTCTGCTGCCAGCTTCATATCCAATATTTCTCTATACTCCTCGGCCTTCAGAGTTAAAAGGAATCTAGATTCGGCATGCGAACCGCTGCTTTTGCGGATAGAAGGGGTTAACACCGAAGCTCATAGGGAAGTTCAGAAGCCTCTGATTTCTCCCGTTACTGTCACTGGGGAAGAAGGGATTGGGCAGCTCAGGAACAAGTTGCAGGAGCTTGAGATTCTTAAGTGGCACGGGTTGGCACCGAAGTTCGATCACCGGCTGCGGGAATTTTTCAACGGAGGTTGCTCCCTTCGATTCTTTATGACATGGATTTCCCCGGCAAAGTCCTTCGGAAGGCGAGAGTTCTTCACCGTGGAAAGCCTATTCAAAGCCCACCCTCAAGGATGCCTCGTAATTCTGTCGAAAACCTTGGACACCGGGCGCGGGCGTGCCATGCTGGAACCGCTCGTCGGGAAGGGTTTTAGACTAATGGCAGCCACACCAAACTTGTCCTTTCTGCTCAAGAACACCTCTGCCGAAGCCTGGTTCGAGGAGATCTCGAGCGGGAGAAAGGAACCGGGAGAGATCCCATTAGCCCAAAACCTATCCAATCTCCTCAGACTTGCGATTCTGTACAAGTATGGAGGCATTTACCTGGACACAGACTTCATAGTTCTCAGGGACTTTTCGGGGTTGCGGAACTCGATCGGAGCGCAAAGTGTGAACGTGGCTGGAAACTGGACAAGACTAAACAACGCAGTTCTGGTCTTTGAGAAGAACCATCCACTTCTTTACCAGTTCATTGAGGAGTTTGCCTCAACTTTTGATGGAAACAGGTGGGGACACAATGGCCCTTACCTGGTTTCTAGGGTTGTGGAGAGAACGGCAAGAAGGCTGCCTGCGGAGTACTCCGTTAGGGTTTTGCCGCCCATGGCGTTTTACCCAGTTGATTGGACGCGGGTGGGTAGCTATTTCCGTCAGCCACATAGCCGGTTTGATTCGAAATGGGTGGAAGCAAAGCTGGTTCAACTCAGTCTGGAAAGTTATGGGGTGCACCTGTGGAATAGGGAAACCAGAAACACGAGAATTGAAGAAGGAAGTGTGATGGGCCGATTAGTCTCCTCCCACTGCATCCTTTGTAGAGAGATATACAGTTTGTGA